The genomic DNA aaaaatatgtaaACCATTGCCAAGGGCCATCCCAGTCACATTCAACTAAACACTTACAGGATATTCTGGAGAGGTACCTTTTTAGAAAACGTGTTATActatcattttaattaatttatactgtttattgatcccagtggggaaattacaatgtacactctgtttgttagaaatcactacacacaggcctgaaacacacacagacatgctcaggacctattcatgcacaaatggagagtcAGAGTGAGTGGGTTGGAGTGCGGTGCCTtgctggcagtgcccaggaacTGGCATCTCTAGATCTACCAATCCACAatctgtactttggtccgtactgggacttgaaccccCCATAATGATGAAAACTCCAACTGAGGAATATTGTAACAATCATTACAAACTGTCAAAGACGCAAATGCAATAAAGCTGTTCTGGATGTCTGCAATGGCCCAGCACTATACAAAGACTCACATGAAGGCCTGTGTTATTCTTTAGTTAACTTATTTTCCCAACTTTGCATAGAGCCAAATGGTCTGCAGGAACACAAGTGAAGAAAGACAACAGCCACTGTTAATATCACTTACTTATTTCAAATGAAATTTGGTCAGCAGCTGCCAAAATGGCCTCTAATTGGTTTCTTCCGTAGAAGGAGGGCTTCTTGAGGTCAAGTCCAATGGGCAGCCCAGCAACTTTGATTGTTACATCATCGTTATTTAAAATGGATAGGTAGGGGAGCCTTCCAGTACCTCCGGCCTCCTCTGAAAGACATGGgcacacatatgcatgcacatGTTACACAGTTGGATAATTCTGACTTCCCTCCTGTTGAAAGCTAGTTTTGCTAAAGTGTCATAATCTTATGGTTGATGGGTACATTAGAtacataatttattaatttgataataaaaaagtgtttgaacGTATGCTTACTATATCTTTGGTTGAAAAGATCTTGTACTTTTTTCAAAAGCACACTGATGGGCTCTTTAGTAGGTGCTGCGGCTGAGGAGCTGGCTGAGGAGCTGGCTGCAGATGTGAAAACAGACAACAATTAATTCCATAAAACTGTTTTATGTATATTTGCACTATTATGGGGCTGAGTCCATTTCTGTGGACTTTCATACAACAAATATTACCTTTGAAATGCAGTGCAAAATTGTTCACTGTGTCCGTTGAGTCAAGGAACACAGTGGCTTTCTTGCTACTCGTTTCAAAGACCTCTAAGCTGGCCTTTTGAGTGTCAAAAGATAAAATGGCAgtctccacacccagagcctcaAGCTTGGACACCTTTATAATATTTAGAGAAACAAGCAAACCACAAAAATAGTAAATAATTGATTATAAACAAAATGGACAAACGTTAATTTTAATTCTAATGGACTCATAGCCGTATGTGACTACTAATGTTTCAATTGACCACCTTGATCTGAATAGACTAGCCCAACCAGTAAAAATTTTGTTTGAGAGGGGTGGTATAAGCCTTCGACAATCTTTTTAATGTGAGAATATTTGATGCCGATAGCCTTGTAAACACTTGACCCAACTACTTTGTTTTACAGATTAATTGTGGTCTTACAgtgtttattcttttatttttatttattttatgcttGCCATTTCATGTTTAATAATTGCTTATAACATACATTTGGATGGATATGGTTTGAGTACGTGAATCATCGGAGGACCTGATTTAGTATACCCTGGATGTTTAAAAATCAGATGGAATGTTTATTTGGGATGAATTCATTTGAAATTCTAAAATAATCTACAGATAAACACTCCAATTGTCTGTCACAATGTACTGCTCACATCACAATTGCCATCAATCATCCTTACATCTAATACTATAATGATACCACTAATGCCTAGCAAAGAAAGCTTCTTTCCAAACCTCTAACTTCAGGTTCTTCAGATGCCCTTTTATTTTAAGATCTCTCATCTCAGGGCTAAGGTCCTGTGACTGCCCATGTGCCTTCAGTGCTGCTGCCTCCTGAACATACTGCTTCTTCACATCTTCCCTCAATGTGGACCACCTACCCTTAATGTCATTCATTGTGCCTGAGAACAAAAATAGATGAACAGAAAACTTAACACCATAGAGTCAGCATCTCTTTATATAGTAAATTCATACAGAGAAAATCTGTCAATCTGTCCAACACACTGGTTCACTTGGCTTATAAAACCCTGTAACAACGCtgcaaaaacaatataacgTTTGCAGTAGATCACCTGATGATTCTTTTCAATAGACACAGCAGTCTTACACTGAGTCTGTGAAATACTTGGCAAATACTTTCTTGAAAATCTGTTTAATGACCCTTGTGAACCCCTGATGTAAACAGGGCCGCTATGTACAACAACAGTCCATTTAGTATAACAATTAAAAGCATCAATTAAATATTGTTCATCACCTTTGTTTTTGAGAATGTCCCGACAAAAAAGATTGTACGGTGACAGCTCTCTTGtgtaaagtttttgttttggcGGCCCTGGCTTAGAACAAGCTTTAAAGGACCTCTTGTAGTTACCAATCCAGttctgaaagagagaaaacacaaaaaaagagaattacACGAATTAAACTGAATccaattaaattatatttatagtatcaaatcataacagttgTCTCataacactttacagatagagtaggtctagaccacactataatttacaaatacccaacaattacaataattacCCCCAagagttactgtgtgtgtgtgtgtgtgtgtgtgtgtgtccgtccatTTAtagcgtagcagggcactgaaAGGCACTGCaaggtgtagcaggacgtagcatggcatagcaggacgtagcagggcactgcagggcgtagcaggatgtaACAGGGCActtcagggcatagcaggacgtagcagggcacttcAGGGCATAGCAGTGTGTAGCAGGGCACTTCAGGGCATAGCAgtgtgtagcagggcactgcaggctGTAGCTGGGTGtaacaggacgtagcagggtatagcaggacgtaacagggcactgcagggcatagcagggcgttgaGCAGGACcccagcagcagctgcaaccatgatttagttgccatcctaatccaaggaaaactgctgggtgagaaaacataaggactccagggaataagctccccagagctaggttagtaacaagcatttctaggacatggatgcacacagatggaaagagagaggagctcagtgtgtcaaaggaaggaagtgccccggcagtctaaaactataacagcataactaagagctggtccaaggcaaacctgagccagctataagggttggtagagaAATCTGACAACTATGAAGataagcagagaagagaagggatgTTAACaaaaactttagatttttaCCAGCAGTAAAGCAGAATGATGTTATAtacaattacaataattacCCCCAagagttactgtgtgtgtgtgtgtgtgtgtgtgtgtgtgtttatagcgTAGCAGTGCACTGAAAGGCACTGCaaggtgtagcaggacgtagcagggcatagcaggacgtagcagggcactgcagggcgtcgcaggacgtagcagggcactgcagggtgtagctgggtgtagcaggacgtagcagggtatagcaggacgtaacagggcactgcagggcatagcagggcgttgaGCAGGACcccagcagcagctgcaaccatgatttagttgccatcctaatccaaggaaaactgctgggtaagaaaacataaggactccagggaataagctccccagagctaggttagtaacaagcatttctaggacatggatgcacacagatggatagagagaggagagaggagctcagtgtgtcaaaagAAGGAAGtgccccggcagtctaaaactataacagcataactaagagctggtccaaggcaaacctgagccagctataagggttggtagagaAATCTGACAACTATGAAGataagcagagaagagaagggatgTTAACaaaaactttagatttttaCCAGTAGTACAGaagaattatgtatttatttgatatGTTGATTGTAAGCGTGGAATTAAAGTAAACCTTACTTCTATGACACTGGTTTCCAAACCAGTATCTGATGCAGCTCTTGATATGAGGGGGGAACCAACCCGTGTCATTCCATCctcaaaaaatgttttcaaagtttcccTTTGTTCTTCATTAATTTGTGTTCTCTCTTGtttaataataaagaaaaagttGGTCAGCAATAAATCAGTAATAAACAAGTGTCATTGttaattatgtattttaataTCATACTATCTTTCTCATACACACTCGCCTAATGCTCCTAGATTAGCAATTGTAAGGCTTACCTCTCTGGGCCATCTTCAACCcgaaacacaaacagagagaaactTGCACATGACAGATTTGTATTAAcgttacacagacagacagacagacatacaaacatacatagagacagacagacctatGCTTTTGGGTATTATTTTTGAAGTTCAATGTTCAGGACAACAATGAATTTTTAGGGTAGCCTCCCTCAATGCTCACTTACAAATAAGCAACATAGACACCACAGTCTATCTATTACTAATAGACTGACAGTCATCTTATAACAAACATGGCAGGCTTAAATTCATGGATATGCATATACAATGAAACTCTGGACACCTGGAGTCCATTTGATGTATCCACAATGCTACAGGTGCAATCCTTGGTGCAACCATAAAAATACGTTTTGGGTTTGAATATTTCACTCAATAGGCGTATGATTACGTTAATGAGCAGCTACATGCAATAGGCCTTACTATTAACACTGAACAGTGTGGAAAACTACTATTTACACTGTGAACAGTGTGGAAAACTACTATTTACACTGTGAACAGTGTGGAAAACTACTTACTGTCAAGCTAATGGGGACATTTgctaaaacaaaacatgctaATTAGTAACGTTTTATGCTAACGTAACGCATGTAGGCTAATAATAcaataacgttagctaacgcaATTGCAACAATTATCTCATGTCAACACTAATATCACGccatcataaaacatttttttctgtattgtttTCGCTTATTGACGCTTATTGACTAAATATTCACAGTTTAAAGGCTCTCATTTTAATGGTCTTACCTGTGTATACATATGCCGTTATCCAGCAGACTTCCGGTTAGCGGCGACCTGGATTGTTCTGGGATTGGATCTGGAGTCTTCTCGTGTATTTATCCGTGATTAACCATGCGAATGGATGATAACAGCCTTCTGAGCCTACCAGTAGGCGCAGCAGGCCCCTACTGACCCATTTCTATGAGGCTGATAACCACTGATAACGCCCATTCAATCCAATGATAACATTCGAAGCGGGTGAGGCAAGGCTAGTTAATATTGAAGTCAATTTATAACCTTTCATAGCGCGGGTCTTCAGAGGGAAATTAATCTTGCATGAAGGGTGATTTCTGTGACGAATTACAAGGCTCGGCAGAATGACCGTCACTAATACACAGTTCACCTCTTTTGAAATCTGGGTAAAGAATACCAAAGTAAGCATATCCACATTTACCGGACTGCAGTTTCCCTGCACAACTATCAGCTGTGCATTATAGTCCCTTAATCTGAAATCATTGACCACCAGAATTTCAAGATTATCTACAGAATATCTAGACTGATAATTGGACATCCAAAACCTCCAGGTTCAATGCATGTCTGTttggttttgttaatttgaTTAAGTACTAATTCAATAACAAGACCACGCCTTTGTAAGGTATAAAttagtttaattaaaaataaggATATAGGATACAGGAAGGATATGGTGAGGGTCATGTTCGGAGTGATGATTAGGATGAAGGAAAGGGATGAAAATCCACCAATGTTTAGAGGTAAGTTAACACGAGGGGCAGGGGATATGATGTGGGTTCCACACCTTTCTCCGCATACCAGCGCTGGAAAAGCGGACCATCGTCCAGCGTAACAGGCCGTAGTAGAGGGGCCTCTCGCGCCTTGGATAGTGCGTACAACGGCAGTGGGCAAACCCAGCCCCTCCAAGTGTTCCCGCTCAGCGACCAGGCCCATATCCGCTGGCTTATAACCAGGGGGTGGGATATTGCAACGTCCAGCTGTGACAGTGCGTCCCTGTGCCACGGCAGTTGCCATGAAGACCCCGCCAGCCAGGGTTGGGAACCAGGACGCGCTTGTGCACTCCGGTGCCACCAGGATGACCGACAGGCCTGAATGCGTGCCAGGACGCGAGGAATCAGAAGGACGGGGAAAAGCGTATAGGAGGGCTCTGGGCCATGGTCGGTGAGAAAAGTCGTTGACCCCGAGAGGGGGGTTGTCCAGTGTGTTCATAGAGAACCACAGATCGCATTGTGCATTTTCTCGTGAGGCAAACAGATCCACTGTCGCTCTACCGAACCTATTCCACAGTATCTGAACGAGAGAGGGATTGAATTTCCACTCGTTGCCCCCCCCGACATCACACAGATCTGCAATACGGTTCAAAAACCTCCGGAATGTACACTGCTCTTGGTGAGAGCGCATGCCTCTGTGCCCACAACAGCCAATAACCAAGCTGAGTGTACACCTCCTTGGCAGTTTATGTATGCTGCTGCCGTCATGGCGGAGACAGCAGAGCGATGTTGTTCTGTGCCGCGGTCACACAGGTGGTACACAGGTACGCGCGGTCAGTGAAGCGAGCATGGACCTGGTTCAGGGAGATGGCAGTTTGAGCTTCCGTCGGCCTAAAAAAAGTGGCCTTCGGAGGCAGGATGGAGGCCAAGCTCTACCACCGTGGCGCGACCGCTAGGAACTGTTTCCGTATCGCCTTGAGCACTGGTGAACGGTGCACAGCGAGACATCGGAGCCGCCCGTCTCCCGCGTTCGTGGATTGATACTCAGCATTCGCACAGGTCGAGAACAATACCCTCAGCGGTGGGCAGAGAGCCCGCCCACTGTGGAGGAGAAAAGCCACTGATGCGGTGCTCATCTTCTGGGAACGGAGACAGCCGAGTGGCAGGGCTCCGTAATCCTCTGCTGTTTTGAGCTCCAGTTCTCCCAACGTGGAGGAGGGAGAGCCGGCAAGAGAACCGTCTTCGAGGTGGATTGAGTCAGCGGACTCGTGCCCGCCAAAGAGGTCCCCTTCCGGGAGGTCTGGGTGTCGCTGCTGGTGGTATCCTTACCTTACCCGACTGTCGCTTCAGTTCCTCTGTCAGAAAGCGACCGCAGAACTGCTGGCAGGCCGGCAAACGGGGCCGAGGCATGCCTCGCAGCTAGGGTGGAGATCTGGCGCTAGATGTAGCCGGCGGACACCGCTGTTCTTCGAAGTCTTCAAACTTCTTGTCGCTGAAGAAAAATAGGGAGCAGATCTCTGGTCACGCAGCTGTATTATACAGTAACTGCGGAGGAGAGAGGCCGTGCTGGGCACTAGGGCGCGAAAGAAATCTTCACAACTGCGCATGCGTgagggataaacccaatagcaacagctcttagagggcgaagcctatacgaaatagaaacATCTATACCTCCATTTCCCCAATTAAAAATCTGTATACATCAATGTGTGGAACATATTGCAATTATTTGTATGTAAGGTATACAGTAACATGAGGTCTGGGATTGCTGTGCACAAAACACAGAGTCAGTGGCCCACCATGACTGAATAAATGAGTCTGATAGTGAAAACACACATAacattgatgaagaagctgtactTGATGTAAATTGTTACATCTGACCGATACTTGATCCACTTAATCAGGACAGTATTGGTCCATATCCCAATCCGGCAGCTCAGACTGGTACACCTCTAGTATAAAGGGTACCACTCAGCTAGCTAAGTACAGGACTATAGCCCCTGACACCTGCACTCCCATATCCTACTTTAGTTAATTTCCAAATGTGCGCAGGACAGTGTTTCATCATATGTTGGCCATGTTAGCAGCATAGCTCTGGGAATGGcagtgtcagtcagtcagtcagtcggtgacccactttggtccagattaAAATAGGTTTGAAAACAATTGGATGAATAGCCATGATATTTGGTATATATAATAATGGTGTCCATACAATGAATCCTAATTTGTTGATCCCCTGATCTTTTCTATAGCCCTCCCCTGACTTTTTGTTTAGCAGCACgttgaggttgacatttgtgaatTTGAGTGAAATTTCTCAACAATTGgatgatggattgccatgacatttggaCCAGACATTCATGCCCCCAAGACTGCCCAACTCCAAACCAGCTGGAGATAGTTCATAAATGACCTCTGCTCCCCAATGATCAAAATGGTTTAAATAATTCATGCCCCCCCCCTCAGGTTGAATTATaatcactttggtgatccctaAATATTTCATCTAACACCATCAtcaagtcagttttttttttaatctgtcaagtactttggtttatgaccaaatacctggtaattagctaatgttagtgtGCTAACAAGATAGCTCCCAGCATAAGTACGAGTGCCTAACCGTTATTAGGCTGAAGATTCCTAGTCTTGTAGTTGGAGTTATTGTGTGGAGTTATTGCTGGCCTTGTGTCCTGTATTTGGGATTAGTGCTCAATTTAACATAATTGTATGGTTAGGCGTTGAAAAGATGTCTggttgacatataggctaatgTTGAGATGAGGTTAAGCATCAAAGAAAATGACAGCTAGGGGCAGGTTATACTCCAGAATAGATGTGCATGCAGTTCTGTTCATGctacattggatgtctgcatagGTGGACATCACACATGCGtatatgtacatgtatatacTCTACGCAGTTACACATTTTTGGCTTGCATGTAGATGTCTAAGTTGACCATCACAGACATGGGCAGAAAAGGAAATTGACTTCACTTAGAACCTGCAGATGTGAAAGTATAATTTTAGCTTTAGATTTAACTTTGTTAAATCTTTAACTTGGTCAGGTTAAAAGGAAACACAAATAGACTGGGACACAAACCTTGACACAACACCTATGAGACTACATGCCTCTTCTTTATCTAAGCAAGGAAAACACTGGGGAAAACCAAAGGGCAAATTTCATACTACATACttcattaccccactaataatgtccgaaatgataccaaacttctacactagtacaaataggttatgtactcataaaacgatggactgtaaagtttgtaagtacacacgaagtgtatgtaaataacacttgcctgttggcttctgctctctgctgctgttgctgctgccggcagtaagagtgcttagggccgtctacaaattacaacaccgaaaagaaatacaacaaaaatatttattaattgaaatttttttttaagtaagtgctgtagtataactagcaggagacaagttataattgaggtaagtttggagacattacattatttaatcattaaattaataaatatttttgttgtatctcttttcggtgtagtaatttgtagacggccctaagcactcggtagcagcagcagcagcagagattagaagccaacaggcatgttttatttacataaacttacaaactttccaatccatcgttttatgagtgcataacctatttgtactaatgtagaagtttggtatcatttcgggcattattagtggagtcatttacgagatacatcactggatccattagcccctgcgatatgctattcagcggctaacgctactctacgctaactctcccaatgttcgacccaggtgaaaaaagcttccgggggggtgtttggctcgaggtcatggtgcaaaggaccctagggtgaaattactccgaaccatcactttaaattgggccggagcgCACCGGAGCGCAGCTCCACCTCCTCAGGTCCACAACACACCCTGCCGGAGctcagctccgtctccttcagcaCCAAATTGTTATTCCACTTGAATTATTTTTCATCTCCTGGCAAATACATGGCATATGAGAATGAATAATTAGTAAGACTACAGAGAGACACCCAGGCTACATGGAATTATCAGACGTCATAATGCATTAATCGCTGCTTTCTCTGGTTCAGCACCCGCCCACAGCCATCAAGGGAAAACTGTCACAATTCTAAGCGTAACAGCGACATTACCATGGAAACCCGCGAACGGCTAGAGCGATCGAGCAGCTACCATTGAAATCTTCTGTTCACAGTCTTGAACCTGTCActttttttgccgttttcaaaagttttttggggggccgaatcaaatgttttatggtcacaATTCATCTCGTAGCTGGCTGCCTTGGTTCCAGACTTAAAACTATTTATAGCAGCGGTTTAATGAAACGTCAACGGAGATACTGAACGGGGGGGAAACACTTTGGAAAGGGAGCCATTAAGAAATGGACGTCACTGTTGATATCTGGGTCAAATGAAAGCGAGGCTCGTTCTTCTTTGAAGTCTGCCTCTTCTGGACAGATGTTGCCTCTCCATTGCTCCGGTAAGTgataggaaaacaataaaactaggtaaaaaaaagtttgagctGAAAGAAATGTTAGCTGTTTTTACGTTTAAGCGTTCAATTgcgctaacgttaatgttagcgaGCTCAGTAACatcagctaatgttagctacgtTAGTTGACACTGACGTAAAACCACCTACACAAGATCTGCGGTAAAACCTGCTCTGAGTCTGAAGAGTTGACTTTTAGACCACTGATCTTTATAAAGCTGTTTTGAGATTCAGTAGGCCTACGTGTATTTAAGCTGTCTTGTATGGTGAAGCacgatgatatatatatattatatttttttttaaggcaaATTATACGGGAcgttctaaaacgcttaacgtgaaaaagcttaacgtggctTAAGGTCGGaaaacaacgatcaatgatcaccaaatttctcatggccatatcttgtcatgaacacttaagcctgtcaaaacaactaaaccgaaatccaacgattatagaagttatctcacgttaatgttttcttcttcattggcgcctatggcgaggaaaagGCTTAACGTGATTTAATTGCCCGAAACAATGATCAGTGATTACCATTTTACCATTAATGGTTCTACAGTTAAATGTTGAAGTATTTAACTACGGTAATGTCAAACAAGGTTTCACGGACTACAAGGAAAACCCAAACAAGGCGATTTAAAGAGGGTCTtctgaaatgaaaacacagtaGATACACTGGCTGTGAGCACAGCTGAATGTGAAAGGGGATTTTCAGCGATGAAAACCTACTATTGTTTCACCACTGAGAAATCAGCTGAAGATTGTCAATGTGTCCTCTTTGATGTTCGTAAAGTTAGTGGGTCCACCAATATGGTGGTGGAACCCAACTAAGTTTGTTAGGAAGTGGGTGATGACAAGGAGGCCAGCAGATCATGCCGCCTGTAGACGAACGCAGCATAAATCAGAGGAGCCTGCCTTTACTCCTATTTGGAAGCTGATGAATGCATGAATTGTAGTATGTGAATAAGTAAAGGTGATGTATTTAAAGATTAAACTGTTATGTCTGCACCCAAGTGCCTCAAGTGTTGTTCGGGTTATTTCATAATGCATTGAGTTGAATAATTACCTCCCGTGTCGGTGTGATTAAatcaaacataacataaactgccAAAGAAATTGGCCCTGGttctcttaaatcaacataattgtcttgttaaaaaaagatgtttacatatttgccaaccaatattttcaaacatgttcaatttcatacattttccgAGGGTGAAATCCATtgcctgcctgttaacattAAAGGTAAAAAATGATgaagtttgtttatttaggatcCTCATTAGCTCCTGCATTGCATGTGCTATTCTTCCCGAGGTCCTTAACAACTCACTTGAAAATGTGGCAATGcaataataaatacacataacaacatcataaacaataaaaataaaaagtttaagacaaaaactaaacatacacTGTCATTTCATGACACAACtcatataaaataacaaaatacacacacacataggacaaggacagacacatagacaggtCCACCAGTGCAGTCATCGGGCATTCCTTACATTTAggttgaatacatttttaagtaagtaaaaagtaagtgaattgtaaagtgtttctctttgtttgaataaCTACTCAACCCTACCTTACACATTATTATTGGAAAAAGAGCCCCTTTGGTGTAGAAACACATTAAGTCGTTTTACGCCATTTTGAATGATGACCATTCACCGTAAATAAGTGTCATGATTGTgagtttctgttttgttgtttcctgttttattttgaagtctgtctTTTCGCCCTACTTTTCTCCTGTTTTACTTCTTGTCTTGTGTTTCCCGCCTTTTTTGATTGTTCTcccagccctaatgtgtttcacctgttccccaGCCTAGTGTCACCTGTTGCTTGTTTCCTGGTTTACTTTgggtatttagtctctgtgttttcctttttgtcTTGTGGGAGCGTTACCTCTGTTTCGTCGTTCTGTGTGTAGCATGTGTTGCTGCTTACTGGTTTTGTCTGGAACTATATCTTGTCAGATTTTTGCTCTGCCAGTCGCCTGGACACTCTTTGTTGTAAGTGTCGTTAATAAATTCTGagctgcatttgggtccaagcctcacCTCTTTATCCACCTGAGGATCATGACAATAAGGGCTCCACCTCCCTACAGAAGCCAATTTAACCACTGATGATAACCACTTGTCACTTTGTCTAACTCAGACAATTTGAAGCCTTATTGGCTTTAGTTGAACTTTAATATGTTGCTTACAGAAGGACTGTGGATTTTGTACTATTTCTTTGAGTGATAGTCAGTCTACAAAGGGATCACTTCCTGGCCAGCAAGGACGGGAggaatgatgatgataatattgaataatacaaacaaaaataaaaagacctATCCAATAAAGGCTCTGTATGTGGGTGTTTCTCAGCTGTTGGGTGATGTTCTGAGCATCAGTCCAGTTTGCAGTGTGCCCTCAGTTTATTTTGTGATGCCTAACCCCCCTTGCATGAACAACTGCCAGCTATCAGATGTAAACATCCATCTCCTTGTCCCCATGAACCCTTGTGATTTTGTGTTATTTGATTTAGTTTGTTCAGATGCCATTTTCACTTGAGCACACAACAGTTCTGTCAGGCTGAAACAATCATTTCC from Perca fluviatilis chromosome 10, GENO_Pfluv_1.0, whole genome shotgun sequence includes the following:
- the LOC120566266 gene encoding uncharacterized protein LOC120566266 isoform X4; translation: MYTQMAQRERTQINEEQRETLKTFFEDGMTRVGSPLISRAASDTGLETSVIENWIGNYKRSFKACSKPGPPKQKLYTRELSPYNLFCRDILKNKGTMNDIKGRWSTLREDVKKQYVQEAAALKAHGQSQDLSPEMRDLKIKGHLKNLKLEVSKLEALGVETAILSFDTQKASLEVFETSSKKATVFLDSTDTVNNFALHFKASSSASSSAAAPTKEPISVLLKKVQDLFNQRYKEAGGTGRLPYLSILNNDDVTIKVAGLPIGLDLKKPSFYGRNQLEAILAAADQISFEINTTQCNPTDMAEGMSEHMDAEGAQQMEGESSEATNVAIVMTEDEDGGNLCCVCRIHFDDQKKNATKKWRSWSQCSVCQSWSHTACGFKRSMCLHCQGQHTMQTP
- the LOC120566266 gene encoding uncharacterized protein LOC120566266 isoform X1; translated protein: MYTQMAQRERTQINEEQRETLKTFFEDGMTRVGSPLISRAASDTGLETSVIENWIGNYKRSFKACSKPGPPKQKLYTRELSPYNLFCRDILKNKGTMNDIKGRWSTLREDVKKQYVQEAAALKAHGQSQDLSPEMRDLKIKGHLKNLKLEVSKLEALGVETAILSFDTQKASLEVFETSSKKATVFLDSTDTVNNFALHFKASSSASSSAAAPTKEPISVLLKKVQDLFNQRYKEAGGTGRLPYLSILNNDDVTIKVAGLPIGLDLKKPSFYGRNQLEAILAAADQISFEINTTQCNPTDMAEGMSEHMDAEDTAVCIQKKSVEQIFEAMCGNGAQQMEGESSEATNVAIVMTEDEDGGNLCCVCRIHFDDQKKNATKKWRSWSQCSVCQSWSHTACGFKRSMCLHCQGQHTMQTP
- the LOC120566266 gene encoding uncharacterized protein LOC120566266 isoform X2; translated protein: MAQRERTQINEEQRETLKTFFEDGMTRVGSPLISRAASDTGLETSVIENWIGNYKRSFKACSKPGPPKQKLYTRELSPYNLFCRDILKNKGTMNDIKGRWSTLREDVKKQYVQEAAALKAHGQSQDLSPEMRDLKIKGHLKNLKLEVSKLEALGVETAILSFDTQKASLEVFETSSKKATVFLDSTDTVNNFALHFKASSSASSSAAAPTKEPISVLLKKVQDLFNQRYKEAGGTGRLPYLSILNNDDVTIKVAGLPIGLDLKKPSFYGRNQLEAILAAADQISFEINTTQCNPTDMAEGMSEHMDAEDTAVCIQKKSVEQIFEAMCGNGAQQMEGESSEATNVAIVMTEDEDGGNLCCVCRIHFDDQKKNATKKWRSWSQCSVCQSWSHTACGFKRSMCLHCQGQHTMQTP
- the LOC120566266 gene encoding uncharacterized protein LOC120566266 isoform X5; this encodes MYTQNWIGNYKRSFKACSKPGPPKQKLYTRELSPYNLFCRDILKNKGTMNDIKGRWSTLREDVKKQYVQEAAALKAHGQSQDLSPEMRDLKIKGHLKNLKLEVSKLEALGVETAILSFDTQKASLEVFETSSKKATVFLDSTDTVNNFALHFKASSSASSSAAAPTKEPISVLLKKVQDLFNQRYKEAGGTGRLPYLSILNNDDVTIKVAGLPIGLDLKKPSFYGRNQLEAILAAADQISFEINTTQCNPTDMAEGMSEHMDAEDTAVCIQKKSVEQIFEAMCGNGAQQMEGESSEATNVAIVMTEDEDGGNLCCVCRIHFDDQKKNATKKWRSWSQCSVCQSWSHTACGFKRSMCLHCQGQHTMQTP
- the LOC120566266 gene encoding uncharacterized protein LOC120566266 isoform X3; this encodes MYTQMAQRERTQINEEQRETLKTFFEDGMTRVGSPLISRAASDTGLETSVIENWIGNYKRSFKACSKPGPPKQKLYTRELSPYNLFCRDILKNKGTMNDIKGRWSTLREDVKKQYVQEAAALKAHGQSQDLSPEMRDLKIKGHLKNLKLEVSKLEALGVETAILSFDTQKASLEVFETSSKKATVFLDSTDTVNNFALHFKASSSAAAPTKEPISVLLKKVQDLFNQRYKEAGGTGRLPYLSILNNDDVTIKVAGLPIGLDLKKPSFYGRNQLEAILAAADQISFEINTTQCNPTDMAEGMSEHMDAEDTAVCIQKKSVEQIFEAMCGNGAQQMEGESSEATNVAIVMTEDEDGGNLCCVCRIHFDDQKKNATKKWRSWSQCSVCQSWSHTACGFKRSMCLHCQGQHTMQTP